From the genome of Streptacidiphilus sp. PB12-B1b:
GGAAGAAGGCCCGGCCGGTGATGTGCTGCAGCGGCTCGCGGGCCTCGCGGCGGGAGATGACCTCCCAGTAGCGGGCGTCGAAGTCGGCGTCGGCGACGGTGTGCAGCTCGCCCCGCTTGACCTCGTGCACGTACGCGGCCAGTTCCTCGGCGTCGAACCGCGGCGAAGGCACGCCTGCGGCAGCCAACCGCTGGGTGGCCTGGGCCACCTCGGCGAGCAGCAGGTTCACTGCGTACCTCCTCGGATCCGGGTGTGCGTCGGGTGGTCGGGGCTTCAGCCGTTCTGGGCGGCCGCTTCGAGCCGGGCCGCGGCGTCGGCGTCGACGGCGGACTGGATGATCGGGTCCAGCTCGCCGCCGAGGACCTGGTCCAGGTTGTACGCCTTGAAGCCGGTCCGGTGGTCCGAGATCCGGTTCTCCGGGAAGTTGTAGGTGCGGATCCGCTCGGAGCGGTCCACGGTGCGGACCTGGCTCCGGCGGGCGTCGCTGGCCTCCTGGTCGGCGGCCTCCTGGGCGGCGGCCAGCAGCCGCGAGCGCAGGATGCGCATGGCCTGCTCCTTGTTCTGGAGCTGGCTCTTCTCGTTCTGGCAGGAGGCGACGATGCCGGTCGGCACGTGGGTGATCCGGACCGCCGAGTCGGTGGTGTTGACCGACTGTCCGCCCGGGCCGGAGGAACGGTAGACGTCGATCCGCAGGTCGTTGGCGTTCACCTCGACCTCGACGTCCTCGGCCTCCGGGGTGACCAGCACGCCGGCGGCGGAGGTGTGGATCCGGCCCTGCGACTCGGTCGCCGGAACCCGCTGCACCCGGTGCACGCCGCCCTCGTACTTCAGCCGCGCCCACACGCCCTGCCCGGGCTCGACCACGCCGCCGCGGGCCTTCACCGAGACCTGGACGTCCTTGTAGCCGCCGAGGTCGGACTCGTTGGCGTCGATGATCTCGGTCTTCCAGCCGACCTTCTCGGCGTAGCGCAGGTACATCCGCAGCAGGTCTCCGGCGAACAGCGCCGACTCCTCGCCGCCCTCGCCCGCCTTGACCTCCAGCAGGACGTCCTTGTCGTCGTTGAGGTCGCGCGGGACCAGCAGCAGCCGCAGGTCCTCGGTCAGCTCGCCCCGGCGCAGCTCCAGCTGCTTGATCTCGGCGTAGAAGTCCGGGTCGTCGGCGGCCAGCTCGCGGGCGGTCTCGATGTCCTCGCCGGTCTGGCGCCAGGCCCGGTAGGCGGCGGTGATCGGGGTCAGCTCGGCGTACCGCTTGGAGAGCCGGCGGGCCTCGCCCTGGTCGGCGTGGACGGCCGGGTCGGCGAGCCGCTCCTCCAGGACCGCATGCTCGCTGAGGAGCTCCTCGACTGCCTCGAACATGGGGCTGTGCCTTCTTCCGACGTGCGTGGGTGCGTGACCTGGCGGGCGTGACCGGCCGCGGGGCGTCCGGTGCGTCTGGGCAATGCGAACGACGCCGACCGGGCGGACCCTACTGGACTGAACGGAAGCAGTGCAGTGGGGACGCGTCCGGCCGGCGCCGTCTGTGCGCTAGCCCTGCTTGGCGGCGTGCTTCTTGCCGAAGCGGGCCTCGAAGCGCGCGACGCGGCCACCGGTGTCCATGATCTTCTGCTTGCCGGTGTAGAAGGGGTGGCAGTTGGAGCAGACCTCGGCGCGGATCACGCCGGAGGGCTCGGTGCTGCGGGTGGTGAACTCGTTGCCGCACGTGCAGGTGACGTGGGTGACCACGTAGGTCGGGTGGATCTCGGGCCTCAAGGGGTGCTCCTAGGTTCGGGAGGGCTCCGGGTCGGACGGCGGGTTGCCGTTCGTGAACCGGGACCGACGTACCAGTCTGCCAGGACTGGCCGCATACCCCAAAACCGCGCGGGCCGGTCGGCTATTCCTGCCCGGCCCCGGCCACCGGCCCGGCCCCGGAGGCGGCCGCCGAGGGCGTCGGCGGCGCGGTGGAGGACGGCCTCGCCGAGGGCGTGGGGGTCGGGGTGGTGCTGTCGGCCGGGTTGGTGATCTGGACGTTCAGCACGGACGCCGGGACCGCCTGGTCGTGCGCCAGGGCCGTCCACAGCTCGGTCACCAGCGGGTTGAGCGGCACCAGCCGGTTGGGGTCGCTGGGGGCGGTCATGGTGGGCATGGTCACCGAGGTGACGTCGGCGGCGGAGATGCCCTTGAGGGCCTCGGCGAAGGAGATCAGCGAGGTGATCGAGCCCAGGTCGCTGTCGGTGGTGAGCGAGCTGGTGGCGGTGTCGGCGATGTCGTAGAGCTTGCCGGGGTCGCCGAGCAGGTCCAGGCTCTCGGCCTGGGTCATGATCGATCTGATCATCTGCTGCTGCAGCTCGATCCGTCCCAGGTCGCTGCCGTCGCCGACGCCGTGCCGGGTGCGGACGAAGGCCAGCGCGTCCGTGCCGTCGAGGTGGTGCGTGCCGGCGGCCAGGTGCAGGCCGCTCAGGTCGTCGTCGATGGGGACGGTGGTGGTGACCGTCACCCCGCCCAGCGAGTCGATCAGCTTGGCGAAGCCCGCGAAGTCCACCTCGACGAAGTGGTCCATCCGCAGGTCGGTCATGGACTCCACGGTCTTCACCGCGCAGGCAGGGCCGCCGACCTCGTACGCGGTGTTGAACATGACCCCGCTGGCGGCGGGCAGCACGGCGCCCCGGTCGGTGGCCCCGGTGCTGGTGCAGGAGGGCCGGGTGACCAGGGTGTCGCGGGGGATGCTGACCACGTCGGCGCGGCTGTGCGACTGGTTGACGTGGACGATGATGGCGGTGTCCGAGCGGGCCGTGCCGTCGGTGGCGCCGCCCGCGAGCCGGCCGTTGGCCCCGGAACGCGAGTCGGAGCCCAGCACCAGGATGTTCATCGCGCCCTTGGTGGAGGCGGCCGGACGGTCGCTGCCGAGGGCGGCGGAGATGTTCACGGTCCTGATGTTGTGGTTGAGCCGCCAGAAGAGGTAGCCGCCGAGCGCCGCGCAGACCAGCACCACCCCCAGCGTGGTCCAGGCGAGGATGCGTACGATGCGGCGGCCGGTCAGCGGGCGGCGGGTGCGCGGCGCGCGCTGCGGCGGGGCGCTGCCGGGCTGCGCCGACGGCTGCGGCTGCCCCGGCTGCCCGTCGCGTGGACGGTCGTCGCGTGGCTGGTCGTCGCTCGGCTGGTCGTCCCTGGGCTGCTCGTTCATCGCGGCGTGGACCGTCCTTCGCTGTCGGCGCGTCGGCCTGCTCGTCCTGCCCGTGCTGCTGGCCGCCCATCCTCGCGGGTCTGCGGTCGTGACTCCTGACTGATTTTGTACTGATATGTCCGATCTTGAATGAGCGTACGCGAGCCTCACCCGGTCCGCAGGCGAGAACGCCGCAGCCCCGGACCGCTGGGTCCGGGGCTGCGGCGGTGCTGCGAGCGGGGTCAGTCGCCCTGGCCGGGCGTCGTCTTCGCAATCTGCATCAGGAACTCGGCATTGCTGGAGGTCTTCTTCATCTTGTCCACCAGCAGCTCGATCGCCTGCTGCGAGTCGAGCGCGTGCAGCACCCGGCGCAGCTTCCAGACGATGGACAGCTCGTCCGAGCCCAACAGGATCTCCTCCTTGCGGGTGCTGGACGCGTCCACGTCCACCGCCGGGAAGATGCGCTTGTCGGCCAGCTTGCGGTCGAGCTTGAGCTCCATGTTGCCGGTGCCCTTGAACTCCTCGAAGATCACGTCGTCCATCCGCGAGCCGGTGTCGACCAGCGCGGTGGCGATGATGGTCAGCGAGCCGCCGTTCTCGATGTTGCGCGCCGCGCCGAAGAACTTCTTCGGCGGGTAGAGCGCGGTCGAGTCGACACCGCCGGACAGGATGCGCCCGGAGGTCGGGGCCGCCAGGTTGTAGGCACGGCCCAGACGGGTGATGGAGTCCAGCAGCACGACCACGTCGTGGCCCAGCTCCACCAGCCGCTTGGCCCGCTCGATGGCCAGCTCGGCGACGGTGGTGTGGTCCTCGGCGGGCCGGTCGAAGGTCGAGGAGATGACCTCGCCCTTGACCGAGCGCTGCATGTCGGTGACCTCTTCCGGACGCTCGTCGACCAGGACGACCATCAGGTGGCACTCGGGGTTGTTGTGGGTGATCGCGTTGGCGATCGCCTGCATGATCATCGTCTTGCCGGTCTTCGGCTGGGCGACGATCAGACCGCGCTGGCCCTTGCCGATGGGCGTCACCAGGTCGATGATCCGGGTGGTGATGACCCCCGGGTCGGTCTCCAGGCGCAGCCGCTCCTGCGGGTACAGCGGGGTGAGCTTGTTGAACTCCGGACGGTTGCGGCCGGAGTCCGGCTCGCTGCCGTTCACCGAGTCCAGCCGGACCAGCGCGTTGAACTTCTCGCGGCGCTCGCCGTCCTTGGGCTGGCGGACCGCGCCGGTGATGGCGTCGCCCTTGCGCAGGCCGTTCTTGCGGACCTGGGCCAGCGACACGTACACGTCGTTCGGGCCGGACAGGTAGCCGGACGTCCGGACGAAGGCGTAGTTGTCCAGGATGTCCAGGATGCCGGCCACCGGGATCAGCACGTCGTCGTCGTTGACCTGCTGCTCGGTCGGGGCGTCGAAGCCGTCCCGGCGGTTGCGGCGGTTGCGGTCGCGGTAGCGCCCGCGGCGGCGGCCGCCGAACTCGTCGTCGTCCTGGTAGCCGCCCTGGCCCTGCTGCCCCTGCTGCTGGCCCTGGTTGCCCTGGCCCTGCTGGCGGCCCTGGTTGCCCTGGCCGTCCTGGGACTGGTTGCCGCGGTCGCGGTCACGGCGGTTGCGGCGCTCGCCGCGCTCGCCCCGCTCGTTGCCGGCGGCGCGGTCGCGGCGGCTGTCGCCGCCCTCGGCGTCGGCGGCGGGCGCGGCGGCCGAACCGGCGCCGCCGTCCTGGACCTGGCCGCGGTCGCCGCGGCGGTCGCGGCGCTCACGGCGGCCCTCACGGCCCTCGGCGCCGTCCGTACGGCCCTCGGACGCCGGGCGCTCGCGCACCTCGGTGGCGACCGCGGCCGGTGCGGCGGCGGCCTCGGCGGGCGCTGCGGCGGGGGCGGACTGCTGCGCGGCTTCCGGCGCGGCGGTCAGCGAGGTGGCCGGCGCGGTGGCCCGGCGGCTGCGGCGCGGAGCGCGCTCCGCCACCGGGGCGTCGCCCGCGACCTGCACCGGGATG
Proteins encoded in this window:
- the prfA gene encoding peptide chain release factor 1 gives rise to the protein MFEAVEELLSEHAVLEERLADPAVHADQGEARRLSKRYAELTPITAAYRAWRQTGEDIETARELAADDPDFYAEIKQLELRRGELTEDLRLLLVPRDLNDDKDVLLEVKAGEGGEESALFAGDLLRMYLRYAEKVGWKTEIIDANESDLGGYKDVQVSVKARGGVVEPGQGVWARLKYEGGVHRVQRVPATESQGRIHTSAAGVLVTPEAEDVEVEVNANDLRIDVYRSSGPGGQSVNTTDSAVRITHVPTGIVASCQNEKSQLQNKEQAMRILRSRLLAAAQEAADQEASDARRSQVRTVDRSERIRTYNFPENRISDHRTGFKAYNLDQVLGGELDPIIQSAVDADAAARLEAAAQNG
- the rpmE gene encoding 50S ribosomal protein L31; amino-acid sequence: MRPEIHPTYVVTHVTCTCGNEFTTRSTEPSGVIRAEVCSNCHPFYTGKQKIMDTGGRVARFEARFGKKHAAKQG
- a CDS encoding LCP family protein — translated: MNEQPRDDQPSDDQPRDDRPRDGQPGQPQPSAQPGSAPPQRAPRTRRPLTGRRIVRILAWTTLGVVLVCAALGGYLFWRLNHNIRTVNISAALGSDRPAASTKGAMNILVLGSDSRSGANGRLAGGATDGTARSDTAIIVHVNQSHSRADVVSIPRDTLVTRPSCTSTGATDRGAVLPAASGVMFNTAYEVGGPACAVKTVESMTDLRMDHFVEVDFAGFAKLIDSLGGVTVTTTVPIDDDLSGLHLAAGTHHLDGTDALAFVRTRHGVGDGSDLGRIELQQQMIRSIMTQAESLDLLGDPGKLYDIADTATSSLTTDSDLGSITSLISFAEALKGISAADVTSVTMPTMTAPSDPNRLVPLNPLVTELWTALAHDQAVPASVLNVQITNPADSTTPTPTPSARPSSTAPPTPSAAASGAGPVAGAGQE
- the rho gene encoding transcription termination factor Rho; this encodes MSDTTDLMGARPDADASDADTASAPKRRRTTGTGLNAMVLAELQQLATGLGISGTGRMRKGDLIDAIKAKSGGDPLLAASETPAKRAPRAAKAAAAAPQASAEPAAAEAEQAPAQAAPARRTARARAVEQQQIDIPVQVAGDAPVAERAPRRSRRATAPATSLTAAPEAAQQSAPAAAPAEAAAAPAAVATEVRERPASEGRTDGAEGREGRRERRDRRGDRGQVQDGGAGSAAAPAADAEGGDSRRDRAAGNERGERGERRNRRDRDRGNQSQDGQGNQGRQQGQGNQGQQQGQQGQGGYQDDDEFGGRRRGRYRDRNRRNRRDGFDAPTEQQVNDDDVLIPVAGILDILDNYAFVRTSGYLSGPNDVYVSLAQVRKNGLRKGDAITGAVRQPKDGERREKFNALVRLDSVNGSEPDSGRNRPEFNKLTPLYPQERLRLETDPGVITTRIIDLVTPIGKGQRGLIVAQPKTGKTMIMQAIANAITHNNPECHLMVVLVDERPEEVTDMQRSVKGEVISSTFDRPAEDHTTVAELAIERAKRLVELGHDVVVLLDSITRLGRAYNLAAPTSGRILSGGVDSTALYPPKKFFGAARNIENGGSLTIIATALVDTGSRMDDVIFEEFKGTGNMELKLDRKLADKRIFPAVDVDASSTRKEEILLGSDELSIVWKLRRVLHALDSQQAIELLVDKMKKTSSNAEFLMQIAKTTPGQGD